The Camelina sativa cultivar DH55 chromosome 14, Cs, whole genome shotgun sequence genome includes a window with the following:
- the LOC104743419 gene encoding Fanconi anemia group J protein homolog, translated as MVSSTIKSDSKDELKQTLNSKNPKNVYQIGGLQVEFPYQPYGTQLAFMSRVISTLDRAQRDGHSHALLESPTGTGKSLSLLCSVLAWQQNYKSRLLKGNLTHSKAAPEAATDPLNHGGGFIPETQPSDTPAASTKVEQAETATKKRTKIPTIYYASRTHSQITQVIREYRKTGYRVPMAVLLRLIKILKELQNELEQMSVAQPMIYQPLCEVVDGLISWIGRKKDSLTKRDFQHYFSSWTGDKALRELEESNISRECFPILLECFTKAIRTSKEAEMESDMLYLSGLSVLTLEELFSSLTYFFSRNGSHILDYQLGLQRSTKRGDSSGTWTHTFSLWCMNPSVVFKDLADISLSIILTSGTLSPMNSFSSELGMQFGTCLEAPHVIDVNLQVWAGAISIGPGNYPLNATYKTADAYEFQDALGKSLEEICAVVPGGSLVFFPSYKLMETLCTRWRETGQWSRLCLKKDLFVEPRGGAQEEFDSVLKGYYESIRGKNRFTGRNKRVKKAWTIKTETQDDSKKGAAFLAVCRGKVSEGIDFADDNARAVIIVGIPFPNLHDIQVGLKKKYNDTYKSSKNLLGGSDWYCQQAYRALNQAAGRCIRHRFDYGAIIFLDERYKEERNRTSISKWLRQSIKLYDNFEVSMEGLRSFFNSAKERVDSKMSASQDYTVEKNFSSENQSKYRRKENQIQNKSSHVEARVVDVEDRTDSNTKYPFMNKTKAFLDQKDVKPKIAEDSISVRHSTQTFIQIKEEAECYKDVIDLECGVQPETGYCEVSSVTYNDEDPETSFVKETSGMIKGISVASPCSCSMNESSSPAAIGLRSPRSPDQLLKRHISTPNFRKSPLGAESSVVANLEGNSFGDIRSSTLEAESSFNMSVNSQALKRRKFTSSPVIDLEDENSDAPNCSLVNQRLCRKFEGSKGQGIWCEQDGCVFNTICCPFCSIPNTCLGVQVMATDSSNVQFLSKILFFADHLEVTNDAASKETALKHKEPLADTNVAVDKSDMLESIERFAYSPIQQQDSGGWRTTKSKLRLPKRNLPTSKKT; from the exons ATGGTTTCCTCAACCATTAAATCGGATTCGAAGGATGAATTGaaacaaaccctaaactccaaaaaccctaaaaatgtCTACCAAATCGGAGGCCTTCAAGTGGAGTTCCCTTATCAGCCGTACGGAACCCAGCTTGCGTTCATGAGCCGGGTCATATCTACGCTCGATCGAGCCCAGAGAGACGGTCACAGTCACGCGTTACTCGAGTCTCCCACTGGTACTGGAAAATCTCTGTCTTTGCTCTGCTCGGTGCTTGCTTGGCAACAGAACTATAAATCTCGGCTTCTGAAAGGGAATTTGACTCATTCGAAAGCTGCCCCGGAAGCAGCCACCGATCCATTGAATCACGGAGGTGGGTTCATACCGGAGACACAGCCCTCAG ATACTCCTGCTGCATCTACAAAAGTGGAGCAAGCTGAAACTGCAACTAAGAAGAGAACTAAAATTCCTACCATATACTATGCTTC ACGAACTCATTCTCAGATTACTCAAGTGATTCGTGAGTATCGGAAAACTGGTTATAGAGTGCCCATGGCTGTATTG TTGCGTTTAATCAAGATACTaaaag AATTGCAGAATGAATTAGAACAGATGAGCGTGGCACAGCCAATGATATATCAACCCTTGTGTGAAGTAGTAGAT GGATTGATAAGCTGGATTGGAAGAAAAAAGGATTCATTAACAAAACGTGATTTCCAGCACTATTTCTCTAG TTGGACCGGAGACAAAGCTTTAAGAGAGCTTGAGGAATCTAATATCTCTCGTGAATGCTTCCCAATCTTATTGGAGTGCTTTACAAAG GCTATCAGAACATCAAAGGAAGCAGAAATGGAATCAGATATGCTTTATTTGAGTGGGTTATCTGTCTTGACACTAGAAG AGTTGTTCTCTTCACTTACGTACTTCTTTTCAAGAAATGGAAGTCACATCTTAGATTACCAACTGGGTTTACAACGCTCTACTAAAAGAG GAGATTCTTCTGGTACATGGACGCATACTTTCAGTTTGTGGTGCATGAATCCTTCGGTTGTTTTTAAAGACTTAGCTGATATATCTCTATCCATCATTTTAACATCTGG GACTTTGTCACCGATGAATTCTTTCTCATCTGAACTTGGGATGCAGTTTGGCACTTGTTTAGAGGCTCCACATGTGATTGATGTTAATCTGCAG GTGTGGGCTGGTGCAATCTCCATTGGTCCTGGTAATTATCCTCTAAATGCAACTTATAAAACAGCTGATGCATATGAATTCCAG GATGCTTTAGGGAAATCGTTGGAAGAAATATGCGCTGTTGTACCAGGTGGCTCCCTTGTATTCTTTCCAAGCTATAAGTTGATGGAAACACTCTGCACACGTTGGCGTGAAACTGGGCAATGGTCTCGGCTTTGCTTGAAAAAGGACCTTTTTGTTG AACCAAGAGGAGGAGCCCAGGAAGAATTTGATTCTGTTCTGAAGGGATATTATGAGTCTATACGTGGGAAGAATAGATTTACTGGAAGAAATAAAAGAGTTAAGAAAGCATGGACTATTAAAACTGAGACTCAAGATGATTCCAAGAAAGGAGCTGCATTTCTTGCAGTGTGTAGaggaaag GTTTCAGAAGGGATTGACTTTGCTGATGACAACGCCAGGGCAGTG ATAATTGTCGGCATTCCATTTCCAAACTT GCATGATATTCAAGTCGgactaaagaaaaaatataatgataccTACAAATCATCTAAAAACCTTCTTGGAGGGAGTGACTGGTATTGCCAACAGGCCTATCGTGCTTTAAATCAAGCAGCAG GGCGATGTATCCGGCATAGGTTTGATTATGGTGCCATCATATTCTTGG ATGAGCgatacaaagaagaaaggaacaGAACGTCTATTTCAAAGTGGCTAAGGCAGTCTATCAAACTGTATGATAATTTTGAAGTATCTATGGAAGGGTTAAGATCATTTTTCAACAGTGCCAAG GAGCGAGTTGACAGTAAGATGTCTGCGTCCCAGGATTATACTGTTGAGAAGAACTTTTCTTCGGAAAACCAAAGCAAATACAGAAGGAAGGAAAATCAGATTCAGAACAAATCTAGTCATGTGGAAGCAAGA GTGGTAGACGTGGAGGATCGCACAGATTCGAATACAAAATATCCTTTTATGAACAAAACCAAGGCCTTTTTGGATCAAAAAGATGTGAAACCAAAAATAGCTGAAGATTCGATATCTGTACGGCATTCTACTCAGACATTCATTCAAATTAAAGAGGAAGCTGAATGCTACAAAGACGTTATTGATCTTGAGTGCGGTGTCCAACCTGAGACTGG GTATTGCGAGGTGTCATCAGTGACCTACAATGATGAAGATCCAGAAACATCTTTTGTCAAGGAGACCTCTGGTATGATCAAAGGGATATCAGTAGCCAGTCCATGTTCTTGCTCAATGAATGAAAGCTCTAGTCCAGCAGCAATAGGTCTGAgatctccgaggtctcctgatcAATTATTAAAGCGGCATATATCTACTCCAAATTTTAGAAAATCTCCACTTGGAGCTGAGTCGTCCGTAGTAGCAAATCTTGAGGGAAATTCTTTCGGTGACATCCGTAGTTCGACTCTAGAAGCAGAGTCATCTTTCAACATGAGCGTTAATTCACAGgctttgaagagaagaaagtttACTAGCTCTCCTGTCATTGACCTTGAAGACGAAAACAGTGATGCACCTA ATTGCTCATTAGTTAATCAGAGACTCTGCAGAAAATTTGAAGGCTCAAAAGGTCAGGGTATTTGGTGCGAGCAAGATGGATGTGTTTTCAATACTATCTGTTGCCCTTTCTGCAGTATCCCAAACACATGTCTCGGAGTGCAAGTCATGGCTACTGATTCATCAAATGTCCAGTTTTTGAGTAAA ATTTTGTTCTTTGCTGATCATCTAGAAGTCACGAATGATGCAGCAAGCAAGGAAACGGCCTTAAAGCACAAG GAACCTCTTGCTGACACTAATGTAGCTGTGGATAAAAGTGATATGCTTGAGTCAATAGAGAGATTTGCATACTCCCCAATTCAGCAGCAAGATTCAGGAGGCTGGAGGACTACAAAATCAAAG TTGAGACTACCAAAACGCAATTTGCCAACAAGCAAGAAGACATAG
- the LOC104740769 gene encoding putative WUSCHEL-related homeobox 10: MEQGSLNGTYDGRVMTEEQMETLRKQIAIYAIICDQLVLLHNSLPSFPPLSSGMNMMGGGYFDPMVASSSAHGMSTRHRWTPTSKQLQILENIYKEGSGTPNPRRIKEIATELSEHGQIMEKNVYNWFQNRRARSKRKQPQTTTVTGPTDDAAVTTEERSYGDSGGFESYEHILFPSPDRGIEHLLSREKFMENKFHTG, translated from the exons ATGGAGCAAGGGAGCCTAAACGGTACGTATGATGGTAGAGTGATGACGGAGGAGCAGATGGAGACTCTCCGTAAGCAAATCGCCATTTACGCTATAATATGTGATCAGCTCGTCCTCCTACACAATTCTCTCCCTTCCTTCCCTCCTCTCTCATCAG GGATGAATATGATGGGAGGAGGATACTTTGATCCGATGGTGGCATCGTCAAGCGCTCATGGTATGTCTACTCGTCATCGATGGACTCCAACGTCGAAGCAACTTCAGATTCTTGAGAACATTTACAAGGAAGGAAGTGGAACACCAAATCCACGGAGGATTAAAGAGATTGCTACGGAGCTGTCTGAGCACGGACAAATCATGGAGAAAAATGTCTACAATTGGTTTCAAAACCGGCGAGCTCGGTCCAAACGAAAGCAGCCTCAGACGACAACTGTGACTGGTCCGACCGATGATGCGGCTGTGACGACTGAGGAGAGGAGTTATGGAGATTCTGGAGGGTTTGAGTCTTATGAGCATATACTCTTCCCTAGTCCTGATAGAG GGATTGAGCATTTGTTGAGTAGGGAGAAGTTTATGGAGAACAAATTTCACACAGGCTGA
- the LOC104740768 gene encoding WUSCHEL-related homeobox 14 encodes MEREIQNDAYNGRVMTEEQMEILRKQIAVYAVICDQLVLLHNSLSSYHPFSSGIRPMVGGYFDQMGSSSSSHRISSRHRWTPTSTQLQILESIYEEGSGTPNRRRIREIATELSEHGQITETNVYNWFQNRRARSKRKQPQTTTTTANGQADDVAVTTEERRSCGDSGGLESYEHILFPSPDLGIEHLLSIGKFLES; translated from the exons atggagagagagatccaAAACGATGCGTATAATGGGAGAGTGATGACGGAGGAGCAGATGGAGATTCTCCGTAAGCAGATCGCCGTTTACGCCGTTATTTGCGACCAGCTCGTCCTCCTCcacaactctctctcttcttaccATCCTTTCTCATCAG GAATAAGGCCAATGGTCGGTGGATACTTTGATCAGATGGGGTCATCGTCAAGTTCTCATAGGATATCGAGTCGGCATCGATGGACTCCGACTTCGACGCAGCTTCAGATTCTTGAGAGCATTTACGAGGAAGGAAGCGGAACACCGAATCGACGGAGGATTAGAGAGATCGCGACAGAGCTGTCTGAACATGGACAGATCACGGAGACAAATGTCTACAACTGGTTTCAGAACCGGCGAGCTCGGTCCAAACGCAAGCAGCCTcaaacgacgacgacgacggctAATGGTCAAGCTGATGATGTGGCTGTGACAACGGAGGAGAGGAGAAGTTGTGGAGATTCTGGTGGATTAGAGTCTTATGAGCATATACTCTTCCCAAGTCCTGATTTAGGGATTGAGCACTTGTTGAGTATAGGGAAATTTCTGGAGAGTTAA
- the LOC104740766 gene encoding high mobility group B protein 2, with the protein MKGGKSKAETRSSKLSVTKKPAKGAGRGKAAAKDPNKPKRPASAFFVFMEDFRETFKKENPKNKSVATVGKAAGDKWKSLSDSEKAPYVAKAEKRKVEYEKNIKAYNKKLEEGPKEDEESDKSVSEVNDEDDAEDGSEEEEDDD; encoded by the exons ATGAAAGGAGGTAAATCAAAGGCTGAAACCAGGAGCTCTAA GCTCTCTGTGACCAAGAAGCCTGCTAAAGGAGCAGGGCGTGGCAAAGCAGCTGCCAAGGATCCGAACAAACCAAAGAGGCCAGCCAGTGCTTTCTTCGTTTTCAT GGAAGATTTCCGTGAGACTTTCAAGAAGGAAAACCCCAAGAACAAGTCTGTAGCTACT GTTGGAAAAGCTGCTGGAGACAAGTGGAAATCACTGTCAGATTCT GAGAAAGCTCCTTATGTTGCCAAGGCTGAGAAACGTAAGGTTGAATATGAGAAGAACATTAAAGCTTACAACAAGAAACTg GAGGAAGGTCCAAAGGAAGATGAGGAATCTGACAAGTCAGTGTCAGAGGTCAATGACGAGGATGATGCTGAGGATGGTAGTGAAGAG GAGGAGGACGATGACTAA
- the LOC104740765 gene encoding high mobility group B protein 3 has protein sequence MKGGKSKAETRSSKLSVTKKPTKGGKGAAKDPNKPKRPSSAFFVFMEDFRETYKKEHPKNKSVAAVGKAGGEKWKSLSDSEKAPYVAKADKRKVEYEKNMKAYNKKLEEGPKEDEESDKSVSEVNDEDDAEDGSEEEEDDD, from the exons ATGAAAGGAGGTAAATCGAAAGCTGAAACCAGGAGCTCAAA GCTCTCTGTGACTAAGAAGCCTACTAAGGGAGGCAAAGGTGCTGCTAAGGATCCTAACAAACCTAAGAGGCCTTCCAGTGCCTTCTTCGTTTTCAT GGAAGATTTCCGTGAAACGTACAAGAAGGAGCACCCCAAGAACAAATCTGTCGCTGCT GTTGGCAAAGCTGGTGGTGAAAAGTGGAAATCTTTGTCAGATTCC GAGAAAGCTCCTTATGTTGCTAAGGCTGACAAACGCAAGGTTGAGTATGAGAAGAACATGAAAGCCTACAACAAGAAGCTG GAGGAAGGTCCAAAGGAAGATGAGGAATCTGACAAGTCTGTTTCAGAGGTCAACGATGAGGATGATGCTGAGGATGGGAGTGAAGAG GAGGAAGATGATGACTga